In the genome of Flavobacterium panacagri, one region contains:
- a CDS encoding DNA alkylation repair protein, which produces MNEIKRKGARSTKDIPTSVLEQLNKGEIETANLVEWLAVNQTKLLENVLKESDRMDYLEPILTDIRNLKKQTVNTINEAIGTGILTESILNKDTEILSIISKHKSDLVRCWSAYTIGKKEELTIEEMLQQIQFLSADKHFGVREISWLAIRSSIIKNLEESLEILLSWTSSEDENIRRFATESIRPRGVWCEHIEQLKKEPELGLKILNALKSDSSKYVQDSVGNWLNDTSKTRPDFVKDLSEKWKTESPTKETLYIIKKALRTIEK; this is translated from the coding sequence ATGAACGAAATAAAACGTAAAGGAGCGCGATCGACAAAAGATATTCCGACTTCAGTTTTAGAACAGCTAAATAAAGGTGAAATCGAAACAGCCAATCTGGTTGAATGGCTTGCTGTGAATCAAACTAAACTTTTAGAAAATGTTTTGAAAGAGTCTGACCGAATGGACTATCTGGAACCTATTTTAACAGATATCAGAAATTTGAAAAAACAAACCGTAAATACTATAAATGAAGCAATAGGAACAGGAATACTGACCGAATCAATTCTTAATAAGGATACTGAGATACTTTCGATAATCTCGAAACATAAATCGGATTTGGTTCGATGTTGGTCTGCTTATACAATTGGAAAAAAAGAAGAGTTGACAATTGAAGAAATGTTACAGCAAATTCAGTTTCTGTCAGCCGATAAACATTTTGGTGTCAGAGAAATTTCATGGCTGGCAATTCGCTCCAGTATTATAAAGAATTTAGAGGAAAGCCTTGAAATATTATTAAGTTGGACTTCCAGTGAAGATGAAAATATCAGACGTTTTGCAACTGAATCAATAAGACCGAGAGGAGTTTGGTGCGAACATATTGAACAATTGAAAAAAGAACCGGAATTAGGTTTAAAGATTTTAAACGCCTTAAAGTCTGATTCTTCTAAATATGTGCAGGATAGTGTAGGGAACTGGCTTAATGATACCAGTAAAACAAGACCCGATTTTGTAAAGGATTTAAGTGAAAAATGGAAAACCGAAAGTCCGACAAAAGAAACGCTCTACATTATTAAAAAAGCATTGCGGACAATTGAGAAATAA
- a CDS encoding DUF6095 family protein has translation MATNKELLRKGVKYLTGALPLMFLGPSMIYNAFMNQHTNWHYLVLGIGIVACLSSMFLIFLGLKIIMKGIFND, from the coding sequence ATGGCAACAAATAAAGAATTACTACGAAAAGGAGTTAAATATCTAACGGGCGCTCTGCCTTTGATGTTTTTGGGGCCATCAATGATTTATAATGCTTTTATGAATCAGCATACGAATTGGCATTACCTTGTTTTAGGAATTGGAATTGTGGCTTGCCTTAGCTCAATGTTTTTAATCTTTTTGGGATTGAAAATTATTATGAAAGGTATATTTAATGACTAA
- a CDS encoding DUF1572 family protein, producing the protein MKTDESYLESAKKQFLYYKMLGEKAIDQLEPSQLFVSFNDDTNSIATIIKHISGNMLSRWTNFLTSDGEKEWRNRDAEFENDLQSKEEVLEVWNKGWNCLENALESLKPEQLSEIIYIRNEGHTVIEAINRQLAHYPYHLGQIVFYAKQLKNSEWNSLSIPKNKSGNYNAEKFAKEKEIKNFTDEELKRLK; encoded by the coding sequence ATGAAAACGGATGAATCTTATTTAGAAAGTGCCAAAAAGCAATTTTTGTATTATAAAATGCTTGGTGAAAAAGCGATTGATCAGCTTGAGCCTTCACAGCTTTTTGTTTCGTTTAATGATGATACCAACAGCATTGCAACCATTATAAAACACATTTCTGGCAATATGCTATCGCGATGGACGAATTTCTTAACTTCTGACGGTGAAAAAGAATGGCGAAACCGCGATGCCGAATTTGAAAACGATTTACAATCTAAAGAAGAAGTTCTGGAAGTCTGGAACAAAGGTTGGAATTGTCTCGAAAATGCTTTAGAAAGTTTAAAACCCGAACAGCTTTCGGAAATTATTTATATTCGAAATGAAGGTCATACGGTAATTGAAGCCATCAATCGTCAATTGGCACATTATCCGTATCATCTTGGTCAGATTGTTTTTTATGCCAAACAATTAAAAAACAGCGAATGGAATAGTTTATCGATTCCGAAGAATAAATCCGGAAATTATAATGCTGAAAAGTTTGCCAAAGAAAAAGAAATCAAGAACTTTACCGATGAGGAATTAAAAAGATTGAAATAA
- a CDS encoding type II toxin-antitoxin system RelE/ParE family toxin translates to MGKEIIWSSNALNQLEDIHFYIFFESKSLTIADKVVNTIFDSTEILKTQPEIYKLDKQKTNNDGSFRVYSVYDYAVSYQITKESIYILRVRHNAQKPKKYSWKV, encoded by the coding sequence ATGGGGAAGGAAATAATTTGGTCAAGCAATGCTTTAAACCAGTTAGAAGACATTCATTTTTACATTTTCTTTGAAAGCAAATCCCTCACTATTGCTGACAAAGTGGTCAATACTATTTTTGATAGTACTGAAATACTAAAAACACAACCTGAAATCTATAAACTTGATAAACAAAAAACCAATAATGATGGGAGTTTTAGAGTTTATTCTGTTTACGATTATGCTGTTTCTTATCAAATAACGAAAGAAAGTATCTACATACTTCGAGTTCGTCACAATGCACAAAAACCTAAAAAATATTCATGGAAAGTCTAA
- the murQ gene encoding N-acetylmuramic acid 6-phosphate etherase, whose amino-acid sequence MTFTKTTEQSSKYEHLEKMSVHELLSNINQEDKTVPYAVEKALPQIEALIPQIVSKLKLGGRLFYIGAGTSGRLGVVDASECPPTFGVPFDLVNGIIAGGDTAIRRAVENAEDSTTNAWIDLQNHNIDSNDVVIGIAASGTTPYVISGLEACNQNNIITGCITCNAGSPLALTAQFPIEVVVGPEFITGSSRMKAGTAQKLVLNMISTAAMIQLGKVRGNKMVDMQLSNIKLVDRGVKMIMDEIPVSYEEASELLKKYGSVRNAVDNYNK is encoded by the coding sequence ATGACATTTACGAAAACTACGGAACAATCTTCAAAATATGAACATTTAGAAAAAATGTCTGTTCATGAATTGTTATCAAACATTAATCAAGAAGATAAAACTGTTCCTTATGCGGTGGAAAAAGCTTTGCCACAAATAGAAGCTTTAATTCCGCAGATCGTCTCTAAATTAAAATTAGGAGGCCGATTATTCTATATAGGTGCAGGAACTTCGGGCCGACTTGGTGTTGTTGACGCATCAGAATGTCCTCCTACGTTTGGAGTTCCGTTTGATTTGGTAAATGGTATCATTGCGGGAGGAGATACAGCCATAAGACGTGCAGTAGAAAATGCAGAAGACAGTACTACAAATGCCTGGATCGATCTTCAAAATCATAATATTGATTCTAATGATGTCGTAATTGGAATTGCTGCTTCTGGAACAACTCCTTATGTTATCAGCGGTTTAGAAGCTTGTAATCAAAACAATATTATTACGGGTTGTATTACTTGTAATGCAGGAAGTCCGTTGGCTTTAACAGCTCAATTTCCTATTGAAGTTGTCGTTGGCCCGGAATTTATTACCGGAAGTTCCAGAATGAAAGCAGGAACAGCTCAGAAACTAGTTCTAAATATGATTTCAACCGCTGCCATGATTCAGCTTGGAAAAGTGAGAGGAAACAAAATGGTCGATATGCAGTTAAGCAATATCAAACTGGTTGACCGTGGTGTAAAAATGATTATGGATGAAATTCCCGTTTCTTACGAGGAAGCTTCAGAATTATTAAAAAAATATGGCAGCGTGAGAAATGCTGTTGATAATTATAATAAGTAA
- a CDS encoding DNA topoisomerase IV, with protein MKKILFLFPVLTLVSCYNTEHNCKDFKTGKFKFETEVNGVKKTTFFERKEDIEIETFEGKTDTATIRWVSDCEYVLQKKHPKNMAEEKAISMKILTTSKDSYTFEFGLVGSEEKQRGTVHRVY; from the coding sequence ATGAAAAAAATACTATTCTTATTTCCTGTTCTAACTTTAGTTTCATGCTATAATACAGAACACAACTGCAAAGATTTTAAAACCGGAAAATTCAAATTTGAAACAGAAGTAAACGGCGTTAAAAAAACGACTTTTTTTGAACGCAAAGAGGATATTGAAATCGAAACTTTTGAAGGGAAAACAGATACAGCAACCATTCGCTGGGTAAGTGATTGCGAATATGTGCTACAGAAAAAACATCCAAAAAACATGGCGGAAGAAAAAGCTATCAGCATGAAGATTTTAACGACTTCTAAAGATTCTTATACTTTTGAATTTGGCTTGGTTGGCTCTGAAGAAAAGCAACGCGGTACTGTTCATAGAGTCTATTAA
- a CDS encoding helix-turn-helix domain-containing protein produces MMNIDGLLNVMSWISVFVSLLLAFFLLTVKTKNKLANRLFALYLLFFAIDNIGIFISDDFVKSHFNLEFFRWTTCALTLPVFYLYIVSVCFTDFRLKTRHLLHAIPFIITNVAFTTRLYLLSDAEKRQFYDHRSQMPELYGFQLMLGFQIVIYSIAVFFVLKKYRELYQENYANPKTSIFKWLFQLAAVVFALYYLSMAKNSLRYTDFNSLWIWANVMMQFLALVVTCWFVLNALNYPELFRGIDSKLELTKDMLHKHNETVQIKENQNEAIAAQIAVLKQYMNEKEPFLDPSLTIQELSNQIDIPVRDLSILINHHINQHFFDFVNEYRIQKAMSILKNPLKNDLTILEILYEVGFNSKSSFNTYFKKYTNLTPTAYRNT; encoded by the coding sequence ATGATGAATATAGACGGCCTTTTGAATGTTATGAGCTGGATTTCAGTTTTTGTTTCGTTATTACTAGCATTCTTTTTACTCACTGTAAAGACCAAAAATAAGTTGGCAAACAGGCTTTTCGCTTTGTATTTGCTGTTTTTTGCAATTGATAATATTGGGATTTTTATTAGTGATGATTTTGTGAAATCCCATTTTAATTTGGAATTTTTCAGATGGACTACTTGCGCTTTGACACTTCCGGTTTTCTATTTGTACATCGTATCAGTTTGTTTTACGGATTTTCGCTTAAAAACCAGACATTTACTTCATGCAATTCCATTTATTATTACAAATGTGGCATTTACTACAAGACTCTACCTTTTGAGTGATGCTGAAAAAAGACAGTTTTATGACCATCGCAGTCAAATGCCAGAATTGTACGGTTTTCAGTTAATGTTAGGTTTTCAGATTGTAATTTATAGTATTGCGGTTTTTTTTGTTTTAAAGAAATATAGAGAACTCTATCAGGAAAATTATGCGAATCCTAAAACTTCTATTTTCAAATGGTTGTTTCAGTTAGCTGCCGTAGTTTTTGCTTTGTATTATTTATCGATGGCAAAAAATAGTCTGCGATATACAGATTTCAATTCACTATGGATTTGGGCCAATGTTATGATGCAGTTTTTGGCCTTAGTAGTGACCTGCTGGTTCGTTTTGAATGCGTTGAATTATCCAGAGCTTTTTAGAGGTATCGATTCAAAATTAGAACTGACAAAAGATATGCTGCATAAGCATAATGAAACGGTTCAAATAAAAGAGAATCAAAATGAAGCGATTGCTGCACAAATAGCCGTATTGAAACAATATATGAATGAAAAAGAGCCATTTCTTGATCCGTCGCTTACCATTCAGGAACTTTCGAATCAGATTGATATTCCTGTTCGGGATTTGTCCATTTTGATTAATCATCATATCAATCAGCATTTTTTTGATTTTGTGAATGAATACCGTATTCAAAAAGCCATGAGTATCTTGAAAAATCCTTTAAAAAATGATTTGACTATTTTAGAAATTTTATACGAAGTAGGTTTTAATTCGAAATCATCTTTTAATACCTATTTTAAAAAATATACCAATTTAACGCCGACAGCTTATAGAAACACTTGA
- a CDS encoding winged helix-turn-helix transcriptional regulator — MQTKERSTENKICPLEIAVNTISGKWKIPIVWQINEGKKRPSEFLKGIAKVDRRVLNQQLSEMVEDGILIKQSFNELPPRVEYSLTETGKQLVEILWKLNDWGKILISENKVEL, encoded by the coding sequence ATGCAAACAAAGGAACGAAGTACTGAAAATAAAATTTGTCCATTAGAAATTGCTGTAAACACCATTAGCGGAAAATGGAAAATTCCTATTGTATGGCAGATTAATGAAGGTAAAAAAAGACCAAGCGAATTTTTAAAAGGCATTGCAAAAGTCGATCGACGGGTTTTAAACCAGCAATTAAGCGAAATGGTCGAAGATGGCATATTGATAAAACAATCTTTTAATGAACTTCCGCCACGAGTTGAATATTCTCTGACCGAAACAGGAAAACAATTAGTAGAAATTCTCTGGAAACTAAACGATTGGGGGAAAATATTGATTTCTGAAAATAAAGTTGAGCTATAA
- a CDS encoding pentapeptide repeat-containing protein, with protein sequence MESLIHIQKTFEKVVYIDKKINNREFEDCVFKNCDFSSSNFGSNTFLDCEFIDCNLSMTSLAGTSLKNVTFKNCKLLGIAFNECDDFLFQVYFEDCALDYALFSNKKMPKTKFINSSVREVTFIGTNLTSSLFDNCDLDGAIFNETQLAGVNFKTAYNYKIDPEFNPMKKAQFSTEGIVGLLDKYDIKIV encoded by the coding sequence ATGGAAAGTCTAATTCACATTCAGAAAACATTCGAGAAAGTTGTTTACATCGACAAAAAAATAAACAATCGGGAGTTTGAAGATTGTGTGTTTAAAAACTGTGATTTTTCGAGCAGTAATTTTGGTTCCAACACTTTTTTAGACTGCGAATTTATCGACTGTAATTTGTCTATGACAAGTTTAGCAGGAACGAGTTTAAAGAATGTTACTTTTAAAAACTGCAAACTTCTTGGAATCGCTTTTAATGAATGTGACGATTTCTTATTTCAGGTTTATTTTGAAGATTGTGCTTTGGATTATGCTTTGTTTTCGAATAAAAAAATGCCTAAAACCAAGTTTATCAATTCTTCGGTAAGAGAAGTCACTTTTATTGGAACCAACTTAACGAGTTCTCTTTTTGACAATTGCGATCTTGATGGTGCTATTTTTAACGAAACACAACTAGCCGGAGTCAATTTCAAAACGGCGTATAATTACAAAATTGATCCCGAATTCAATCCGATGAAAAAAGCGCAATTTTCTACAGAGGGAATTGTTGGGCTTTTGGATAAATATGACATTAAAATTGTATAG
- a CDS encoding TonB-dependent receptor domain-containing protein gives MKKVTLLIFLVLPLFCLAQSFKLKGKIASEKTPLEWADVSILNSEGKIIDGTTTQKEGVFEMNLKKGSYLIEITLLGFSDYRKEITVEKDIDLGTIIMIGTATNLGEVVIQSRKKTIEQKIDRLVYNPENNATTAGGDALSAINTAPGVVVKNNAINILGKGVSRVMIDGRMVELTGEELNNFLKSISASDIKNIEIISNPSAKYEAEGDGGLINVVMKKGARNSWKNTTTASYDQNKYGIYALRNNFFYNKDKFRFSASINGKAGYRNLEETLDMYFVEGPSKMKAVTKFNEESLSGKLALDYDFSEKTTIGFQILKDKSNPDFDSNIRINNYNAQNELSNYILNESFLDRKSGNQTYNLHLITKLDSLNRKLSFDADYFSYNSKFDRDFIADNYEADGTFVDVNQSGRNLSSQNIDNVSFKADMEHPLKALNLSYGAKVSFTKSNSDVAFYNTITGTPELDPNQTNQFRYTENNQAVYINGDKKINEKWNFQLGLRLENTQTKGFSETLNQETINNYFKLFPTFFASYEKNENNRFSFNYGKRIRRPGFSMLNPFRVYISSNSYSEGNPFLKPSFSDNFELAHSYKKILRTSIFLNAITDGYGVIFTSNPETMTQIISRENYFKGLNYGIGETYSVSFADWWESENSLYLLGSDIKFIKDINATPVNGLQLDFSTNNSFSLGKTTKLQLDFSYTSPYKSGLYDTGYTSSLNIGFKQDLLNKAMQISFLINDIFYTSYLKNDVSIVNGVKQVYSQKESNRFARLTVVYNFGNNKINVKERAFGNQDEKKRTGN, from the coding sequence ATGAAAAAAGTAACTCTTTTAATCTTTTTAGTATTGCCTTTATTTTGTTTGGCACAGTCATTTAAGTTAAAAGGAAAAATAGCCAGTGAAAAAACACCTTTAGAATGGGCAGATGTTTCAATCTTAAATTCAGAAGGGAAAATTATTGATGGAACGACAACTCAAAAAGAAGGGGTTTTCGAAATGAATCTTAAAAAAGGTTCGTACCTGATAGAAATAACCCTTTTAGGATTTTCCGATTACAGAAAAGAAATCACTGTTGAGAAAGACATAGATTTAGGCACAATTATTATGATTGGAACGGCAACAAATTTAGGAGAAGTTGTAATTCAGTCTAGAAAAAAGACAATCGAACAAAAAATAGATCGATTGGTTTATAATCCAGAAAATAATGCAACAACTGCTGGAGGCGATGCTTTAAGCGCGATAAATACGGCGCCTGGAGTTGTAGTAAAGAATAATGCCATCAACATATTGGGAAAAGGAGTTTCGAGAGTTATGATTGATGGAAGAATGGTGGAATTAACGGGAGAAGAACTGAATAATTTCCTAAAATCTATTTCGGCAAGCGATATTAAAAATATTGAAATCATAAGTAATCCATCTGCAAAATATGAAGCTGAAGGAGATGGAGGATTGATTAATGTGGTGATGAAAAAAGGAGCTCGCAATTCATGGAAAAACACCACTACGGCTTCATATGATCAAAATAAGTACGGAATTTATGCTTTAAGAAATAATTTCTTTTATAATAAAGATAAGTTTCGATTTTCGGCTAGTATTAATGGAAAAGCAGGCTATAGAAATCTAGAAGAAACGCTTGATATGTATTTTGTTGAAGGGCCTTCGAAAATGAAAGCTGTAACAAAATTTAATGAAGAAAGCCTATCTGGAAAATTGGCTTTAGATTATGATTTTTCAGAGAAAACGACAATTGGTTTTCAGATTTTAAAAGATAAAAGTAATCCAGATTTCGATTCAAATATTCGAATTAATAACTATAATGCTCAAAATGAACTAAGTAATTATATTCTTAATGAAAGCTTTTTAGACAGAAAATCTGGTAATCAGACTTATAATTTGCATTTAATTACAAAACTCGATTCTTTAAACCGTAAACTATCTTTTGATGCTGATTATTTTAGTTATAATTCAAAATTTGACAGAGATTTTATTGCCGATAATTATGAAGCAGACGGAACTTTTGTTGATGTAAATCAGTCAGGTAGAAATCTTTCGAGTCAGAATATTGATAATGTGAGTTTCAAGGCAGATATGGAACATCCGCTTAAAGCATTGAATTTATCTTATGGAGCAAAAGTGAGTTTTACAAAAAGTAATAGTGATGTGGCTTTTTACAATACGATTACAGGAACTCCGGAATTAGATCCTAATCAGACCAATCAATTTAGGTATACAGAAAATAATCAGGCGGTTTATATAAACGGAGATAAAAAAATCAATGAGAAATGGAATTTTCAATTGGGATTACGTTTAGAAAATACACAGACAAAAGGTTTTTCTGAAACGTTGAATCAAGAAACCATCAATAATTATTTCAAGTTGTTTCCAACCTTTTTTGCTTCTTATGAGAAAAATGAAAATAATAGATTTAGTTTCAATTATGGAAAGAGAATTCGCAGACCTGGTTTCTCGATGCTGAATCCGTTTCGAGTTTATATTAGCAGTAATAGTTATTCAGAGGGAAATCCGTTTTTGAAACCATCTTTTAGTGATAATTTTGAATTAGCACATTCCTATAAAAAAATCTTGAGAACCAGTATTTTCCTGAATGCAATTACAGATGGTTATGGCGTAATATTTACCTCAAATCCAGAGACGATGACACAGATTATTTCGAGAGAGAATTATTTTAAAGGTCTTAATTACGGAATTGGAGAGACTTATTCGGTAAGTTTTGCAGATTGGTGGGAAAGTGAGAATTCATTGTATCTTTTAGGTTCAGATATTAAATTTATAAAAGATATCAATGCAACGCCTGTAAACGGTCTTCAGCTAGATTTTTCAACGAACAATTCCTTTTCATTAGGTAAAACAACAAAACTGCAGCTTGATTTCAGTTATACATCGCCTTATAAAAGTGGCTTGTATGATACAGGTTATACGTCGAGTTTAAATATTGGATTTAAACAAGATTTGCTGAATAAAGCAATGCAGATTTCCTTTTTGATAAATGATATTTTCTATACTTCTTATTTGAAAAATGATGTTTCGATTGTAAATGGAGTAAAACAAGTTTACAGTCAAAAAGAAAGTAATCGATTTGCTCGTTTAACGGTGGTTTACAATTTTGGAAATAATAAAATCAATGTAAAAGAACGCGCTTTTGGAAATCAGGATGAGAAGAAGAGAACGGGGAATTAA
- a CDS encoding ZIP family metal transporter has product MNYLLPLLSVLLGYSVALFIKPKSKTNLKLLLAFSGSFLLSLTVMHLLPEVYASHNHKIGIFIMVGILFQIILEFFSKGAEHGHVHGHAKMSQIPWLLFISLCIHAFLEGFPVSHHHDLAIGIAIHHLPIAVILTTFFINADLNKKAIFAFMLVFAIMTPLGTIASEYLSFLNDYYTEITAIVIGILFHISSTIIFESSEGHKFNIAKVSMIVLGILLAFFL; this is encoded by the coding sequence ATGAATTATCTACTACCCTTACTTTCTGTACTTTTAGGATATAGTGTGGCTTTGTTTATTAAACCCAAAAGCAAAACCAATTTAAAATTACTACTGGCTTTCAGCGGTTCTTTTTTATTGTCTCTAACTGTGATGCATTTACTTCCGGAAGTTTATGCTTCTCACAATCATAAAATAGGAATCTTTATCATGGTCGGAATCCTGTTTCAGATAATTTTAGAATTTTTCTCCAAAGGAGCCGAACACGGACACGTTCACGGACATGCAAAAATGTCTCAGATTCCGTGGCTTCTTTTTATTAGTTTGTGTATTCATGCCTTTTTAGAAGGTTTTCCTGTAAGTCATCATCATGATTTAGCCATCGGAATTGCCATTCATCATTTACCGATTGCCGTAATTCTGACAACATTTTTCATCAATGCCGACTTAAACAAAAAAGCTATTTTTGCTTTTATGCTGGTTTTTGCCATCATGACACCGCTTGGTACAATTGCCTCCGAATATTTATCTTTTTTAAACGATTATTACACGGAAATTACAGCCATTGTAATCGGAATTCTATTTCATATATCCTCTACAATTATCTTTGAAAGCAGTGAAGGACACAAATTCAACATTGCCAAAGTATCCATGATTGTTCTCGGAATTTTATTAGCATTCTTTTTATAA
- a CDS encoding helix-turn-helix domain-containing protein, translating into MDKLDLLQGIARISVFVSLLLAFFLLTVKTENKLANRLFAFFFIFSAIDLSGFFMYLYTEDHRSLEIFRSTFCLLAMPIFYLYVLAVCYSDFKLKWKHLWHVLPFVVVNLIFIPRIYMRINEGSFIGVLNQMSEIYFIQVLIEFQYAFYIISVFLILKKYKEIYLENYTNASIATYKWLFQMTCVFLAAHSIVALKNIIRYSGFREIFLWANVLVGSIALFVTCWFIMKALNHPELFRGVNSKLKLTKDILPDVEEKSESVNVQNDLINTQIVSLKKYMSEKEPFLDPSLTIQELANQINIPVRDLSILINHHMKQHFFDFVNEYRIQKAMSILKDPSKNEFTVLEILYEVGFNSKSSFNTSFKKYTNLTPTAYRNAS; encoded by the coding sequence ATGGACAAATTAGATTTATTACAGGGAATAGCTCGAATTTCGGTTTTCGTTTCTTTATTGCTTGCCTTTTTTTTACTCACTGTAAAAACCGAAAATAAACTGGCAAATCGGTTGTTTGCTTTCTTTTTTATTTTCTCCGCAATTGATCTCAGCGGTTTTTTTATGTATTTGTATACCGAAGATCACAGAAGTCTAGAAATTTTCAGATCAACTTTCTGCTTGTTGGCAATGCCTATATTTTACCTGTATGTATTGGCTGTCTGTTATTCTGATTTTAAGTTAAAATGGAAACATTTATGGCATGTATTGCCTTTTGTTGTTGTCAATTTAATTTTTATTCCGAGAATATACATGCGTATTAACGAAGGAAGTTTTATAGGTGTTCTCAATCAGATGTCGGAGATTTATTTTATTCAAGTCTTGATTGAATTTCAATATGCATTTTATATCATCAGTGTTTTTCTGATTTTGAAGAAGTACAAAGAAATCTATTTAGAAAATTATACCAATGCAAGTATAGCAACATATAAATGGCTTTTTCAGATGACTTGTGTTTTTCTGGCAGCGCATTCTATTGTAGCTCTAAAAAATATAATACGCTATAGTGGTTTCAGAGAGATATTTCTTTGGGCTAATGTCTTGGTAGGCAGTATTGCTTTATTTGTAACCTGCTGGTTTATCATGAAGGCGTTAAATCATCCTGAACTTTTTAGAGGAGTTAATTCTAAGTTGAAATTGACTAAAGATATCCTGCCTGATGTCGAGGAAAAATCAGAATCTGTAAATGTGCAGAATGATTTGATTAATACTCAAATTGTTTCATTGAAAAAATATATGAGCGAAAAAGAACCTTTTCTGGATCCCTCGTTGACTATACAAGAATTAGCAAATCAAATTAATATACCAGTTCGTGATTTGTCTATTTTGATTAACCATCATATGAAACAGCATTTTTTTGATTTTGTGAATGAATATCGTATTCAGAAAGCGATGTCTATTTTAAAAGACCCGTCTAAAAATGAGTTTACAGTTCTAGAAATCCTTTACGAAGTAGGCTTTAACTCCAAATCTTCTTTTAATACTTCTTTCAAAAAATACACCAATCTAACTCCGACAGCTTACAGAAATGCTTCCTAA
- a CDS encoding class I SAM-dependent methyltransferase has translation MSVTHNESIPNQEGDNQNWYSSWFDTPYYHILYKDRNYREAQVFMDNLTHYLNLPEKAKVLDLACGKGRHSIYLNQLGFDVLGADLSENSITEASKNSNETLHFKVHDMREPFEEKFDAIFNLFTSFGYFENYDDNLTTLKAIKESLSEYGFAVIDFMNVANVIENLVPEETKTVDEIDFHIKRYVEDGHIFKQIDFEDKGRKYHFTEKVKALTLKDFQELMEEAGIYLLDIFGDYKLKKFHKTESERLIMIFK, from the coding sequence ATGTCTGTAACGCATAACGAATCAATTCCGAATCAGGAAGGTGACAATCAAAACTGGTATTCTTCATGGTTTGATACGCCTTATTACCATATTCTTTACAAGGATCGTAATTATCGTGAAGCTCAGGTTTTCATGGACAATTTAACGCACTATCTGAATTTGCCCGAAAAAGCAAAAGTATTGGATTTAGCCTGCGGAAAAGGTCGTCATTCTATCTATTTAAATCAGTTGGGTTTTGATGTTCTGGGCGCCGATTTGTCTGAAAACAGTATTACCGAAGCCAGCAAAAACAGCAACGAAACCCTGCATTTTAAAGTGCACGACATGCGCGAACCTTTTGAAGAAAAGTTCGATGCCATTTTCAATTTGTTTACCAGCTTTGGTTATTTTGAAAACTACGATGACAACCTGACCACTTTAAAAGCAATTAAAGAAAGCCTTTCAGAATATGGTTTTGCCGTTATCGATTTTATGAACGTAGCCAACGTAATCGAAAATCTGGTTCCCGAAGAAACCAAAACCGTTGACGAAATTGATTTCCACATCAAAAGATATGTCGAAGACGGTCATATTTTCAAACAAATTGATTTTGAAGACAAAGGCAGAAAATATCATTTTACAGAAAAAGTAAAAGCCTTAACTTTAAAAGATTTTCAGGAATTAATGGAGGAAGCGGGAATTTATCTTCTCGACATTTTTGGAGATTACAAACTCAAAAAATTCCATAAAACCGAAAGCGAAAGATTAATCATGATTTTTAAGTAA